A section of the Caldilineales bacterium genome encodes:
- a CDS encoding single-stranded DNA-binding protein, producing the protein MSRGLNKVMVIGNLGRDPEIRYTSNGKPQTTFSVATSRTWVTSDGDRREATEWFSVVTWGQLAEICAQYLRKASRVYVEGHLQTRQWEDADGNKHYRTELVANEMLILDPRHPAGVREEEKEEFYVNDEPDLPF; encoded by the coding sequence ATGTCTCGTGGCTTGAACAAGGTCATGGTCATTGGCAATCTGGGCCGCGACCCTGAAATTCGGTATACCAGCAACGGCAAACCACAGACCACCTTCAGTGTGGCCACCAGCCGCACTTGGGTGACATCGGACGGCGACCGGCGCGAGGCCACCGAGTGGTTCAGTGTGGTCACTTGGGGCCAGTTGGCCGAGATCTGCGCCCAGTATCTGCGTAAGGCCTCGCGCGTCTATGTCGAAGGCCATCTGCAGACCCGTCAGTGGGAAGACGCCGATGGCAACAAACACTATCGCACCGAACTGGTGGCCAATGAGATGCTCATCCTCGACCCCCGCCATCCCGCCGGTGTGCGCGAGGAAGAAAAAGAAGAATTCTACGTCAACGACGAGCCGGATTTGCCGTTCTAG
- the rpsR gene encoding 30S ribosomal protein S18, with product MGERVPTQRVCSFCVERSKFIDYKRPQGLAQYVASTGKIVSRRRTGTCARHQRRLVVAIKRARYLALLPYTSGHKTLYGREATE from the coding sequence ATGGGCGAACGCGTGCCCACGCAGCGGGTGTGCTCGTTCTGCGTCGAGCGGTCGAAATTCATCGACTACAAGCGGCCCCAGGGCCTGGCCCAATACGTAGCCTCGACCGGCAAGATCGTCAGCCGTCGGCGCACCGGCACGTGCGCCCGTCACCAACGCCGCCTGGTGGTGGCGATCAAGCGGGCGCGCTATCTGGCCTTGCTGCCCTACACCTCGGGTCACAAGACGCTGTACGGTCGCGAAGCGACCGAATGA
- a CDS encoding peptidylprolyl isomerase, translating to MIREKFVLQLAAAQSLSVTEDEVQQEVEKQFGYERNPTPTPTPDPTITNTNPVSATVVTADEFQKNYQDAIKRFSDSHSLNEAEFRNLYRYQLLNQKLQDAAPLDVPTTEEQVHARHILVRLPEVGADRTQQQAEVEALTKIKAIRERIVKGEKFEDVAKEVSDDTSNKDKGGDLDWFGRGQMVKEFEDAAFSLEPGVLSEPVKTSFGYHLIEVIEKDANRPVEESVLKQRRSQAYEEWLKAKQDAASIERRWTSNLVPALPNDIQTFLSQVGGVLAQQASQSTATPEAPASTPAATSTPGS from the coding sequence ATGATCCGCGAGAAATTCGTCCTGCAATTGGCAGCGGCGCAGAGCCTGAGCGTCACCGAGGACGAGGTGCAACAGGAGGTCGAGAAGCAGTTTGGCTACGAGCGCAACCCCACACCCACCCCAACCCCCGACCCCACCATCACCAACACCAACCCCGTTAGCGCCACCGTGGTGACAGCTGATGAATTTCAGAAGAACTATCAGGATGCGATCAAACGCTTTTCCGATAGCCACAGTCTGAACGAGGCCGAATTCCGCAACCTGTATCGCTATCAGCTTCTGAATCAGAAGCTACAGGATGCGGCGCCCCTGGATGTTCCGACCACCGAAGAACAGGTGCATGCCCGCCACATCCTGGTGCGTCTGCCTGAGGTGGGCGCAGACAGGACCCAGCAGCAGGCCGAAGTCGAGGCCCTGACCAAGATCAAAGCCATCCGCGAGCGCATCGTCAAGGGCGAGAAGTTCGAGGACGTGGCCAAGGAGGTCTCGGACGACACCTCGAACAAGGACAAGGGCGGCGATCTGGATTGGTTTGGCCGCGGCCAGATGGTCAAGGAGTTCGAGGACGCCGCTTTCTCGCTCGAACCGGGCGTACTCAGCGAGCCGGTCAAGACTTCGTTTGGCTACCATCTGATCGAAGTGATCGAGAAGGACGCCAATCGTCCGGTAGAAGAAAGCGTGCTGAAGCAACGGCGCAGCCAGGCCTACGAGGAGTGGCTGAAGGCGAAACAAGACGCCGCCAGTATCGAGCGCCGCTGGACATCGAACCTGGTGCCGGCTTTGCCCAATGACATCCAGACTTTCCTCAGTCAGGTCGGCGGCGTTCTGGCGCAACAGGCCAGCCAGTCGACGGCAACGCCTGAAGCCCCGGCCTCGACACCGGCAGCCACGAGCACGCCAGGATCATAG